AAGGGATCAAGGCTTTTCTCATATTTTTTTTCTTTTCGACAAATTTCGAGCAGGAGAAATGAAATAGCTGAGTGAATATTTAGATACCGATATTTGACTGAACAGTCGGTTTAAAATAATGGGGTGAGGGCATGCAGAGGAAGACAGTGGCGAAGTACATCATCCGTTCTGCCGTATTGGGAGCTTTGGGGGCGATGGTCATCGGTGTCGGGATAGTATATGGCAACGAAATCAGGGGAAAGGCTGTCTGGATCAACCTGTCATTGGTTTCTTTGGGGGGCGGAATGATGGGATTGATCATCAGCGCTCTGAACTACAAGCGTTTCATGGCACCCATGAAGGGAATCATCTCCCACATTCAAGCGATTGCGGACGGCGATTTGACCGCTCGACTTGATGAGGACAAAGTAGGGGAACTGAAACCGATTGCGGTTTCGATCAATCAAATGGTCGGCACCTGGGAGAATGTTCTCGGCCATGTAAACGAAACGGCTCATCAGACGGCAGCCTTGTCGGAACAGCTGGCTGCCAGTGCCGCAGAAAGCACACAGGCAGCCAATCAGATCGCAGCCTCTATTCACGAGGTGGCAACTGGGGCTGAAATGCAAGCCCGCGGCGCGGAAGAAAGCAAGAAAGCGTTGGAAGAAATGGCTGGAGGAATTCAGCGGGTGGCGGAGAGTTCATCTGTCGTTTCCGAGGCTTCGCTTGAGATGTCACAGCAGGCGGAACAAGGGAATCATTCTGTTCAGCAGGCAGTGCAACAGATGGATTCGATACAGGCTGCGGTTACCCATTCCGCAGCAGTCGTCAAGCATCTGGGGGAACGTTCAGAAGCCATCGGACAGATTGTCGAAGTCATCACCGGTATTGCGTCGCAAACCAATTTGTTGGCGCTGAACGCAGCCATTGAGGCGGCAAGGGCAGGCGAACATGGAAGAGGTTTTGCAGTCGTGGCGGATGAGGTAAGGAAACTTGCGGAGCAATCGGAGGCGTCAGCCGGTCAAATTGCGGCGTTAATCCAGGAAATCCAGGCAGATACGGCCAAAGCTGTGAAATCCATGGATGAAGGCATGGAAGAAGTTCAATCAGGAATGGAACTTTTCCGGACTGCGGGAATCTCTTTTTCGCGAATCGTCAACGCTTCGCAGCAAGTTGCAGGCCAGATTCAGGAGATTTCGGCCGCCTCCCAGCAGATGTCAGCCGGGTCGGAACAGGTATTGGCCTCTGTTGAGCAGATGACCAGCATTGCCAAACAATCGGAAACCCACTCCCTTCAAGTGGCGTCTGCCTCGGAGGAACAGTTGGCCTCCATGGAGCAGATCGCCAGGTCTGCTTCCTCTTTGAGTGAACATGCCCTGGAACTGCAGGAACTGATCAGCAAATTCAAAATCAGCCGGTAAAATCGACGAAACCTCCGGACAATGCCGGGGGTTTCCGAATAATGCCGGTTTTTTGACATCTGAATGCCCAATTTTTGGCATCTTCTCATAAAGTGAATACTGAGAAAACAAGGGGGTGTACGGCTTGGAAGCGTCAGCGGCCAATACACTGGAAATGCTGCATGCGATACTGGGATCGATCGACGAGGGGATTCATGCGGTAAACCGGGACGGAATCACTGTCTTTTACAATGAAGTGGCGGGCAAACTTGACGGGTTGGTGCCGGAAGAAGTGATCGGCAAGCATGTGTTGGACGTGTTTCCTTCGCTTGGACCGGATACGAGTACGCTGCTTCAGGTGCTTGCGACGGGGAAGCCGGTCGATCATGTCAAACAAACTTATACCAACGTTCATGGGAAGGCGGTGCATACTGTCAACAGCACAATGCCCATTTTTTCCCGGGGTCAATTGATCGGGGCCCTGGAAGTAGCCAAGGATCTTACGCAAGTGAAGGAACTGGCGGAGAAGCTGATTGACCTGCAGGCCAGTCTGATTTCCCAACGGAAGGCGAAACCCCGTCAAAAATTGGAGGCCCGCTACACC
The DNA window shown above is from Effusibacillus lacus and carries:
- a CDS encoding methyl-accepting chemotaxis protein — encoded protein: MQRKTVAKYIIRSAVLGALGAMVIGVGIVYGNEIRGKAVWINLSLVSLGGGMMGLIISALNYKRFMAPMKGIISHIQAIADGDLTARLDEDKVGELKPIAVSINQMVGTWENVLGHVNETAHQTAALSEQLAASAAESTQAANQIAASIHEVATGAEMQARGAEESKKALEEMAGGIQRVAESSSVVSEASLEMSQQAEQGNHSVQQAVQQMDSIQAAVTHSAAVVKHLGERSEAIGQIVEVITGIASQTNLLALNAAIEAARAGEHGRGFAVVADEVRKLAEQSEASAGQIAALIQEIQADTAKAVKSMDEGMEEVQSGMELFRTAGISFSRIVNASQQVAGQIQEISAASQQMSAGSEQVLASVEQMTSIAKQSETHSLQVASASEEQLASMEQIARSASSLSEHALELQELISKFKISR